The following proteins come from a genomic window of Methanothermobacter thermautotrophicus:
- a CDS encoding M48 family metallopeptidase: MGEIKKLELLHPSEYEHPLDLKALQALEGTPGLESLTRKLFKHGVERDLRLQYTGSYIKVNERSFSEVYDILVDVCNTLHLKKIPDLYISWDYSINGFTAGSENPIIGLTSGAIDLLTDNELRYVLGHEVGHIKSGHMLYQTMAEVIPIIGDILGTATLGIGGIIGTGLQLALLYWWRMSEFTADRAGLLACQDEDSVINALIKMAGAPKKFFDRIERDAFLEQAREFRDYDYDSLDKVGKALLVMDNTHPWTVMRASEILEWIESGAYSEIMERHTTGQLENGFNCPKCGTTLKGDENFCGMCGSKLWGR, translated from the coding sequence GTGGGAGAGATAAAGAAACTGGAACTTCTCCATCCCAGTGAATATGAGCATCCTCTTGACCTTAAGGCCCTTCAAGCCCTCGAGGGAACACCCGGTCTTGAAAGCCTAACACGTAAGTTGTTCAAACATGGTGTGGAGAGGGACCTACGTTTGCAATATACTGGAAGCTACATAAAGGTCAATGAAAGAAGTTTTTCTGAAGTTTACGACATTCTTGTTGACGTGTGCAACACTCTTCATCTCAAAAAGATACCCGACCTCTACATTTCATGGGATTACAGTATTAACGGTTTTACAGCTGGATCGGAAAACCCAATAATAGGCTTAACTTCAGGCGCCATAGACTTACTAACAGACAATGAACTCAGATACGTGCTAGGTCATGAAGTTGGACATATAAAAAGTGGGCATATGCTCTACCAGACGATGGCAGAGGTTATACCCATCATTGGTGACATCCTTGGAACAGCAACACTGGGCATAGGCGGAATTATAGGTACAGGACTTCAACTTGCTCTGCTCTACTGGTGGCGCATGTCAGAGTTTACAGCTGACCGGGCCGGGCTACTGGCATGCCAGGACGAAGATTCCGTGATAAACGCCCTGATCAAAATGGCGGGTGCTCCAAAAAAATTTTTTGACAGGATTGAAAGGGATGCATTCCTTGAACAGGCAAGGGAATTCAGGGATTATGACTATGACAGCCTTGATAAGGTAGGGAAGGCGCTTCTTGTAATGGATAACACCCATCCATGGACCGTTATGAGGGCATCCGAAATTCTTGAATGGATTGAATCCGGGGCATACAGTGAGATCATGGAGAGACACACCACTGGACAGCTGGAAAACGGTTTCAATTGCCCAAAATGTGGAACAACCCTCAAAGGTGATGAGAACTTCTGCGGGATGTGCGGCTCAAAGTTATGGGGCCGATGA
- a CDS encoding zinc-ribbon domain-containing protein, which produces MSRETTDSICCEKCGEEVSPGFKFCTSCGAPIRQGPADTGDKGTEGYVHTFLCPE; this is translated from the coding sequence ATGTCCAGAGAAACCACAGATAGTATTTGCTGTGAGAAATGTGGTGAAGAGGTTTCTCCCGGGTTTAAGTTCTGCACCAGCTGCGGCGCCCCTATTAGACAGGGTCCTGCTGATACTGGGGATAAGGGTACTGAAGGATATGTGCATACCTTTTTATGTCCTGAATGA
- a CDS encoding DUF169 domain-containing protein: MDYTQIGERFRELLKLENEPVAIRWSVREPRDIEREEGKSRFCEKLERAMKGEVFYATADEEECMGGARYTGLRDAKEFPANMRSGAFLTAMGVYRDIPAVQRSWRNNLNIEPGIFRALIFAPLGRAEFEPDVIFIVCNARQAMEILHANAYDSGSHGLGADSGPICSSMVALPYLTGKVTYGFGDTGSRRHMDIRDEDVMVSIPAGDLQRIVSNLEEMRTRRSFREE, translated from the coding sequence ATGGACTACACTCAGATCGGTGAAAGGTTCAGGGAACTTTTGAAGCTTGAGAATGAACCCGTGGCCATAAGGTGGTCAGTGAGGGAGCCACGGGACATAGAAAGGGAGGAAGGTAAATCGAGGTTCTGCGAGAAGCTTGAGAGGGCCATGAAGGGGGAGGTCTTCTATGCAACTGCAGATGAGGAGGAATGTATGGGGGGTGCAAGGTACACAGGGTTAAGGGACGCGAAAGAGTTCCCGGCCAATATGAGAAGCGGAGCATTCCTCACGGCCATGGGGGTCTACAGGGACATCCCGGCGGTCCAGCGCTCCTGGCGGAACAATCTTAACATTGAACCGGGCATATTCAGGGCCCTCATATTCGCACCACTTGGAAGGGCCGAGTTCGAACCAGACGTCATATTCATAGTATGCAATGCCAGGCAGGCAATGGAGATACTCCACGCCAACGCCTATGATTCAGGTTCACATGGACTGGGGGCAGATTCAGGGCCCATATGCAGTTCAATGGTAGCACTCCCCTACCTCACAGGTAAGGTAACCTATGGCTTCGGTGACACCGGATCAAGGAGGCACATGGACATCAGGGACGAGGATGTCATGGTCAGCATACCCGCAGGTGACCTTCAAAGGATAGTCTCAAACCTCGAGGAGATGAGGACCCGGAGGTCCTTCAGGGAGGAGTGA
- a CDS encoding sensor histidine kinase, which translates to MLRILFVRDVEADVSDLVEKLRSSGFEVTVTDTPEREADADLVLVYTAPEKVPGWASLDIGAPLMYLLDFDEDVVVTCPHGCLGKPPGGEEIRECMEFIIDRLVLEGERYRELFENINTCVAVYEAVDDGEDFILRDLNSAAEEVEGVKRDDVLGRRVTEVFPGVDDFGLLEVMRRVYVTGNPEHFPTARYSDERISGWRDNFVYRLSSGEVVTVYEDLTREKQLEEELMEKEKLYRTIFETTGTATTIVDEDTTIILANREFERLSGYSRDEIEGKKSWTEFVVDEDLERMKRYHYLRRRDPGLAPRRYTFRFRNRHGDVRHMQMTVDMIPGTMRSVASMADITEIERSLREKEVLLREVHHRVKNNLQIVSSLLNLQGLRVGDDEVLDVLKESQGRIKVMAMIHEHLYQSESLARINFREYVERLVNDIVISYGAGVRTVIEVDDIKPDIDTAIPLGLMINELVTNSVKYAFPDGTGTIAVSIKVEDGRAVLVVADDGVGLPEDIDPEGTDTLGLMLVRILTQQLDGTLNIRRDHGTEFRIGFQMEPS; encoded by the coding sequence ATGCTGAGGATTCTTTTTGTAAGGGACGTTGAAGCCGACGTATCTGACCTTGTGGAGAAGCTCAGGTCATCCGGCTTTGAGGTGACTGTCACTGACACCCCTGAAAGGGAGGCCGATGCCGACCTTGTACTGGTATACACAGCCCCTGAGAAGGTCCCCGGATGGGCTTCACTTGACATCGGGGCGCCCCTCATGTACCTCCTGGACTTTGATGAGGACGTCGTCGTAACCTGCCCCCACGGATGCCTGGGGAAACCCCCGGGAGGGGAGGAAATCAGGGAGTGCATGGAGTTTATCATAGATAGACTTGTCCTGGAGGGGGAACGATACAGGGAACTCTTTGAAAACATCAACACCTGCGTCGCGGTCTACGAGGCCGTGGATGATGGGGAGGACTTCATTTTAAGGGACCTCAACAGTGCCGCTGAGGAAGTTGAGGGTGTTAAGAGGGATGACGTCCTTGGAAGAAGGGTTACCGAGGTATTTCCAGGTGTGGATGATTTCGGACTCCTTGAGGTCATGAGGAGGGTCTACGTGACGGGAAATCCTGAGCACTTTCCAACCGCCCGGTACAGTGACGAGAGAATAAGTGGATGGAGGGATAACTTCGTGTACAGATTATCCTCAGGTGAGGTGGTGACAGTCTATGAGGACCTCACAAGGGAGAAACAGCTTGAAGAGGAACTCATGGAAAAGGAGAAACTCTACAGGACCATATTTGAGACCACAGGGACTGCGACCACCATAGTGGATGAGGACACCACCATAATCCTGGCCAACCGGGAATTTGAGAGGCTGAGCGGCTATTCAAGGGATGAGATAGAGGGGAAGAAGAGCTGGACCGAGTTCGTGGTGGACGAGGACCTTGAAAGGATGAAGAGGTATCATTACCTTCGAAGGAGGGACCCGGGCCTTGCACCGAGGAGGTACACCTTCCGGTTCCGTAACCGTCATGGTGATGTCAGGCACATGCAGATGACCGTGGATATGATTCCGGGTACCATGAGGAGCGTGGCCTCCATGGCGGATATCACGGAGATCGAGAGATCCCTGAGGGAGAAGGAGGTCCTTCTGAGGGAGGTGCACCACCGGGTCAAGAACAACCTCCAGATAGTATCCAGTCTCCTGAACCTCCAGGGCCTCAGGGTGGGGGATGATGAGGTCCTTGATGTGCTGAAGGAGAGTCAGGGCCGTATAAAGGTGATGGCAATGATACATGAGCACCTCTACCAGTCGGAGTCACTGGCCAGGATCAATTTCAGGGAGTACGTGGAGCGGCTGGTGAATGATATAGTCATCTCCTATGGTGCAGGGGTAAGGACCGTGATTGAGGTTGATGATATTAAACCGGATATTGACACCGCGATACCGCTGGGGCTCATGATAAATGAGCTCGTGACAAACAGCGTCAAGTACGCCTTCCCTGATGGCACCGGAACCATTGCAGTGAGTATCAAGGTGGAGGATGGCAGGGCTGTGCTGGTGGTGGCTGATGATGGTGTTGGTTTACCTGAGGATATTGACCCTGAGGGCACCGATACCCTGGGTCTTATGCTGGTGAGGATACTCACCCAGCAGCTGGATGGAACCCTCAACATCAGACGTGATCACGGTACAGAGTTCAGGATAGGCTTCCAGATGGAACCTTCGTAA
- a CDS encoding YkvA family protein produces the protein MEFTDFYDILRDNLNSYRGEYERIVDYAPDLFRLLADLLQSREIRREDRLMICAAMGYLVAPHDVIPEEIYGPHGYIDDVYLCSVVVDRIAGRMGYRFLEEYWGGDEDLEAVIGECISRTSEILGDKRLSVLEYTGLK, from the coding sequence ATGGAATTCACAGATTTCTATGATATACTCCGTGATAACCTCAACAGTTACCGTGGAGAATATGAGAGGATTGTTGACTACGCCCCGGACCTCTTCAGACTCCTTGCAGACCTCCTGCAGAGCAGGGAGATCCGGAGGGAGGATCGGCTTATGATCTGCGCAGCCATGGGCTACCTTGTGGCCCCCCATGACGTCATACCTGAGGAGATATACGGTCCCCATGGATACATAGATGACGTCTACCTCTGCTCTGTGGTGGTTGATAGGATTGCAGGGAGGATGGGCTACCGGTTCCTTGAGGAGTACTGGGGCGGCGATGAGGACCTTGAAGCGGTGATTGGGGAATGCATTTCAAGGACCTCCGAGATACTGGGTGATAAGAGGTTGAGTGTACTGGAATATACAGGCCTTAAATAA